The sequence TCCCAAGAAAGTGGGACTGGCGGACTAAACTTTTTGACAGGCTCATTTTGTAAAATTCACATTGTAAAATTTTTGTTGTGAAATTGTAGTTAGTTTTCGGCTAATCTACCAAGTAAGCGACATCACAAATTTAACCGAAACTTAAACGTGTGTTTGAAATATTCGCTGTACAACAAAATGACGAGTGCTGTGTGAGGGAATGACCATGAATATGCTAACGATGAATACAACAACATTTGAGAACAAGAAAAAGCCATTTATCGCTGAAGCTGTTGTCGCGGTCGAAACGCTCGCTGCAGAAGCAACAGACCAAAAAAGCTGCCAGAGTAAACAAATCTTAGATGAGCTGTTTCCTTTAGAGTCTGGCTCACATCAAGACGTGACGGCTTATATGATTGATTATCGCCACTTGGTTGCTTACTTCAAAGATGGCACACATTCAGGTTTACGTCATCCAAAGCACTTTGTGGCCTATAACGGTGAGAAAGAGACGCCGTGTTCAATATTGTTGCGTGACGGGCAAGGTAGCCATGTTGAAGTGATGATGGGATGCCATCGTGGAACAGGTTGCGTAGAGCTCACCCGTATTGACGATATTCAAATAGAGTGCTGCTCGACCCTATCGCAACAAAATCAACCGTGTGAAGTAGGTATGCGCCACTGGATTAGTTTGATTAAGAGTGATCGTAAAGGCAAACCTGCGGCGCGCAGTGAAGATAAAGAGTTTACTGCCAAGGATGGCAATGACTACACGCTTGAAACGTCATATCAGCTTTAATCAACCCCGCAGCCTAGAAACAAAAACGACCAGCTTTTGCTGGTCGTTTGTCTATTTATTGAACTTTGATTAAGCGACTTCTAGCTCTTCAAAGTTTACGCCACGCTCTTTGTAAAGGCGGCGACATGCACGGCCATCGCTATGGAATAGGTGACAGCGGTGTGCAGGAATACCGATGCTCAATGAATCGCCTACTTCAACTTCTAGAGTGTCTGGCTGGCGGAAGATAACATCTGAATCAGAGCCTTTTAGGTTTAGATAAGCTTGAGTTTCGTTACCTAGCTTCTCTACAATCATCACTGCGCCTTCGATCGTTGCATCGCCTTCACCTGCTTTTAGCAAGTGCTCTGGGCGAACACCCATAGACATACGCTCACCGCGAGTCACAGTCGTACCGTCAACAGGAATCCAGAAAGAAGTGCCGTTAGAAAGTTGAACTTTCACGCGCTCTTTTTCAGCTTCTTCAATGAATACACTCATGAAGTTCATTTTTGGAGAGCCGATGAAACCAGCAACGAAGCGGTTTTGCGGGTAGTGGTAAAGCTCTAGAGGACGACCAACTTGCGAAACGTAACCACCGTCAAGAACGACGATCTTGTCAGCCATTGTCATTGCTTCAACCTGATCGTGCGTTACGTAAATCATCGTACAGCCAAGCTTACGCTGAAGCTTCGTGATTTCAGAACGCATCTGTACACGCAGCGCCGCATCAAGGTTTGATAGAGGCTCATCGAGTAAGAAAAGATTCGGTTGAGAAACCAGAGTACGACCGATAGCAACACGTTGACGCTGACCACCTGAAAGTGCCTTAGGTTGACGCTCAAGTAGATGACTAAGTTGTAGAATTTCAGCGGCATGCTCAACACGCTTATCGATTTCAGCTTTGTCTGCTTTCGCAAGCTTTAGACCAAAAGACATGTTGTCGTAAAGGTTTAGGTGAGGGTATAGAGCGTAGGATTGGAATACCATGCCGACACCACGTTTTGATGGCTCAACATCGTTCATGCGCTCTTCGCCGATGTATAGGTCACCTGAAGTGATGTCTTCAAGACCTGCAATACAACGCAATAGCGTTGATTTACCACAACCTGATGGGCCAACGAAGACGACAAACTCGCCTTCTTTAATGTCTAAGTCAACATTCTTAGAAATCAGTACGTCGCCGTACGCTTTACATACGTTTTTTAACGTGACACTCGCCATCTTAGCTCGTCCTCGATCAATATTTTTATCATAGTTACTGCTTTAACTGTTTTAGCAACCAGGCAGTAAAAGTAGGAATTTTAGTAAGGTGTTATACCTAAGTAACCTCGAAAAGTGTGCGCCTTTCTACATTTCACTATATTGGATTGTACTAAGGTATCCATAGATATGAAGTTACTTGGGTATAATTTTTCGTAAGAACTTAAAGAAAAAGGGTGATGAACACATATGGGAAGTCCTGTGTTCCATCACCCACCAAAGCCAAAGGGCTAGTTTGCCTCCCCCGTATAGCGAAGACGTCTCCCCCGTAAGTAACAACTATTACCACGAACGTCTTTGCTATAACAGCAAACTAACTCGGCAATGCAAGCCAGTTACAAGCAACTGGAAAGGGTTCTTACCATCCACTCTTGGATAGCTGTAGTTTCCCGATTTCTGTCAAGAGTCACATCCTCCTAGGTAAACTTTTTGTAGGGGGAGTAGGAGGGGATGAGCAAGGAGGGGGATGAGGTGGCGTAGAGAGATCGAGTTCAAAAAAATTGTTGCCATACAGGTGAATCCGATCACATTTGATTGCAGTTTTGTGATCGCCGTCGCCAACGTCTAAGGATGTGGATCACGGATTTACGCCATACTACAAAGGGCGTAGAAACTAGGATGATGAGGTTATTGTCATTTTGCCAGATTATAGCTGAGGATTAGGCGAAACCTCTCTGTGGTCGAGCCCTACAACACAAGTATAAAAAGGATATGAACATGAAAAATGCCCTAAGCACAGTAGCACTAAGTACTCTTGTTGCTCTTGGCTCGTTTGGCGCAAATGCTGCTATCGAAGAAGGACAACTTACTATCTGGATCAACGGTGACAAAGGTTACAACGGTCTAGCAGAAGTTGGTAAGAAGTTTGAAGCAGAAACTGGTATTAAAGTCTCTGTTGCTCACCCTGATGGTCTAGAAAACCGTTTCCCACAAGTAGCAGCGACTGGTGATGGTCCTGATATCGTGTTCTGGGCGCACGACCGTTTTGGTGGTTACGCTGAAGCAGGTCTTCTAGCTGAAATCAAACCTTCTAAAGAAATCAAAGAAGGCATCGTTGACTTCGCATGGGATGCAGTAACGTTCGATGGTAAATTCATCGGTTACCCAGTAGCAGTAGAATCTCTATCTCTAATCTACAACAAAGACCTAGTGCCAAACCCACCTAAGAACTGGGAAGAAGTTGAAGCTCTAGACAAAGAACTTCAAAAAGATGGCAAGAAAGCGATCATGTGGAACCTAAAAGAACCGTACTTCACATGGCCACTAATGGCAGCTGACGGCGGTTACGCATTCAAATACACTTCAGCTGGCTACGATGTTAAAGACGCAGGTATCGCAAACCAAGGCGTTAAAGACTCTATGAACTTCGTTAAAGGTCTTGTAGACAAAGGCGTAATCTCTCCAGATATGGACTACTCAGTATCTGAAGCTGAATTCAGCCAAGGTAACGTAGCAATGACAATCAACGGCCCATGGTCTTGGGGTAACATCGAAACTGCTGGTGTTAACTACGGCGTAACTACGCTTCCTAAGTTCCAAGGTCAAGCTTCTAAGCCATTCGTTGGCGTTCTAACAGCGGGTATCAGCACTGCGTCTCCTAACAAAGACCTAGCGGTTGAGTTCCTAGAGAACTACCTACTAACTAACGATGGTCTACGCATGGTTAACGACGACAAGCCACTAGGTGCGGTTGCTCTTAACTCGTTCCAACGTGAACTTGACGCAGATGCACGTATCGCTGCGACAATGGACAACGCAATGAACGGTGAAATCATGCCAAACATCCCTCAGATGAACGCATTCTGGGGCAGCGCTAAGAGCGCAATCATCAACGTTGTTGATGGTCGTCAATCTGTAGATGCAGCACTTGCAGATGCAGAAGCACAAATGACTAAGTAAGTTCTACCTTTTTAAGGAGGGGGTAACCCCTCCTTCATTTTCTCTATTTTTTATTTTATTTCGCTAGCAGGTTTCTCTATGCAGTCAGTTCAAAGTACAGATGCTATGACATCTCCAGCAACGAGCATGCCGTCAAGTAAAACTG comes from Vibrio astriarenae and encodes:
- the malK gene encoding maltose/maltodextrin ABC transporter ATP-binding protein MalK, whose amino-acid sequence is MASVTLKNVCKAYGDVLISKNVDLDIKEGEFVVFVGPSGCGKSTLLRCIAGLEDITSGDLYIGEERMNDVEPSKRGVGMVFQSYALYPHLNLYDNMSFGLKLAKADKAEIDKRVEHAAEILQLSHLLERQPKALSGGQRQRVAIGRTLVSQPNLFLLDEPLSNLDAALRVQMRSEITKLQRKLGCTMIYVTHDQVEAMTMADKIVVLDGGYVSQVGRPLELYHYPQNRFVAGFIGSPKMNFMSVFIEEAEKERVKVQLSNGTSFWIPVDGTTVTRGERMSMGVRPEHLLKAGEGDATIEGAVMIVEKLGNETQAYLNLKGSDSDVIFRQPDTLEVEVGDSLSIGIPAHRCHLFHSDGRACRRLYKERGVNFEELEVA
- the malE gene encoding maltose/maltodextrin ABC transporter substrate-binding protein MalE, giving the protein MKNALSTVALSTLVALGSFGANAAIEEGQLTIWINGDKGYNGLAEVGKKFEAETGIKVSVAHPDGLENRFPQVAATGDGPDIVFWAHDRFGGYAEAGLLAEIKPSKEIKEGIVDFAWDAVTFDGKFIGYPVAVESLSLIYNKDLVPNPPKNWEEVEALDKELQKDGKKAIMWNLKEPYFTWPLMAADGGYAFKYTSAGYDVKDAGIANQGVKDSMNFVKGLVDKGVISPDMDYSVSEAEFSQGNVAMTINGPWSWGNIETAGVNYGVTTLPKFQGQASKPFVGVLTAGISTASPNKDLAVEFLENYLLTNDGLRMVNDDKPLGAVALNSFQRELDADARIAATMDNAMNGEIMPNIPQMNAFWGSAKSAIINVVDGRQSVDAALADAEAQMTK